One Micromonospora sp. WMMD812 genomic window carries:
- a CDS encoding methyltransferase domain-containing protein, which produces MTGAPRIGDVVGELLRDTLAVGTGVGPRPMVGGRLPRPVIEIIERDDGLINGAPAAHYLDGPAQWQPYDHRAVDRARGETLDIGVGAGRIALVLQERGVPVTGLDTSAGALDVCRRRGVRRLVHGTVDEHVADGPRYDTFLLLGNNLGLFEGRDRAPALLAALAALARPGAQIIAHGTNPYGTRDPVHTGYHERNRRRGRLGGQLRLRLRYRELATDWFDYLVCSPDEFAELVRGSAWRLTDVDDRDAPYYLATLRLAG; this is translated from the coding sequence ATGACGGGCGCGCCGCGGATCGGCGATGTGGTCGGTGAGCTGCTGCGGGACACGCTCGCCGTGGGCACCGGGGTCGGTCCCCGGCCGATGGTCGGCGGGCGCCTGCCCCGGCCGGTCATCGAGATCATCGAACGTGACGACGGGCTGATCAACGGCGCGCCGGCCGCCCACTACCTCGACGGGCCGGCGCAGTGGCAGCCGTACGACCACCGGGCGGTGGACCGGGCCCGGGGCGAGACGCTGGACATCGGGGTCGGCGCCGGCCGGATCGCGCTGGTGCTCCAGGAGCGCGGCGTACCGGTCACCGGGCTGGACACCTCGGCCGGTGCGCTGGACGTGTGCCGGCGCCGGGGCGTACGCCGCTTGGTGCACGGCACGGTGGACGAGCACGTCGCCGACGGCCCCCGCTACGACACCTTCCTGCTGCTCGGCAACAACCTCGGCCTCTTCGAGGGGCGGGACCGGGCACCGGCGCTGCTGGCCGCGCTCGCCGCCCTGGCCCGCCCGGGAGCGCAGATCATCGCGCACGGCACCAACCCGTACGGCACCCGGGATCCGGTGCACACGGGCTACCACGAGCGCAACCGCCGCCGGGGCCGGCTCGGCGGGCAGCTGCGGCTGCGACTGCGCTACCGCGAGCTGGCCACCGACTGGTTCGACTACCTGGTCTGCTCGCCCGACGAGTTCGCCGAGCTGGTCCGGGGCAGCGCCTGGCGGCTCACCGATGTGGACGACCGCGACGCCCCGTACTACCTGGCCACCCTCCGGCTGGCCGGCTGA